In one window of Alternaria dauci strain A2016 chromosome 7, whole genome shotgun sequence DNA:
- a CDS encoding 60S ribosomal protein eL27, with translation MKFLKVGRVVIITRGRYAGKKCVIISPLDNGTKSHPFPHALVAGIETYPSKVTRRMSKTKQAKKSKVKPFVKQVNYTHIMPTRYTIELENLKGVISADTFKEVSQREEAKKTVKKAFEERYQSGKNRWFFTPLQF, from the exons ATGAAGTT CCTCAAGGTCGGACGCGTTGTC ATCATCACCCGGGGCCGCTATGCCGGAAAGAAGTGTGTGATCATCTCACCACTTGACAACGGCACCAAGTCCCACCCCTTCCCTCACGCGCTCGTTGCCGGTATCGAGACCTACCCATCCAAGGTCACCCGCCGCATGTCAAAGACCAAGCAGgccaagaagagcaaggTCAAGCCTTTTGTTAAGCAGGTGAACT ACACTCACATCATGCCTACCCGGTACACCATCGAGCTCGAGAACCTCAAGGGCGTCATCTCCGCCGACACATTCAAGGAGGTCTCGCAACGGGAGGAGGCCAAGAAGACGGTCAAGAAGGCCTTCGAGGAGCGATACCAGTCCGGAAAGAACAGGTGGTTCTTCACTCCCCTACAGTTCTAG